GCCGAGGGCGGCCAGCCGGGTCCGGGCCGCCTCGGCGCTGAGCCCGGCCTCCGGGCTGACGTCCAGGCCGCCGGTGAGCTCGGCCTCCTCCGTGCCGAGCCGGGCGACGGCGGCCAGCAGCGGGCGGTAGAAGAGCTTCTCGTGCAGCCGGCGCACCTCGCGGCTGTGCCGCCGCCACTCCTGGTTGAGTTCGCTGACCGGGTCGGCGCGCAGGCCCAGCGAGCGGCCGAGCCGACGCAGGTCGTCCTCGCCGGTCGGCACCAGATGGGTGCGGCGCAGCTGGTAGAGCTGGATCCGGTGCTCCATCGAGCGCAGGAACCGGTAGGCGTCGTCGAGCGCGGCGGCGTCCTCGCGGCCCACGTAGCCGCCGGCCGACAGGGCCGCGAGCGCGGTCAGCGTGGTCGAGCTGTGCAGCGCGGAGTCGGCCCGGCCGTGCACCAGCTGCAGCAGCTGCACCGAGAACTCGACGTCGCGCAGCCCGCCGGGGCCGAGCTTCAGCTCCCGCTCGACCTCGGCGGCGGGGATGGCGTCGATCACCCGGCGGCGCATCTGCTGGACGTCCTGGACGAAGTTGGCGCGCTCCGAGGCGTGCCAGACCAGCGGGGTGACCGCGTCCAGGTAGGCCCGGCCCAGTTCGGCGTCGCCGGCCACCGGGCGGGCCTTCAGCAGCGCCTGGAACTCCCAGGTCTTGGCCCAGCGCTGGTAGTAGGCGAGATGGCTGGCGAGGGTCCGCACCAGCGGCCCGTTCTTGCCCTCGGGGCGGAGGTTGGCGTCCACCGGCCAGATGACGCCCTCGCGGGTGGTGTCGGAGCAGAGCCGCATCATCCGGGCCGCCAGCCGGGTCGCGGCCTGGACGGCGGTGGTGTCGTCGGCGGCCGGCTCGCCGGTCGGGGTCTGCCGGGCCTCGCCGACGAAGACCACGTCGACGTCGGAGACGTAGTTCAGCTCGTGTCCGCCGCACTTCCCCATGGCGACGACGGCCAGCCGGCAGATCGCGGCGGCGGCCGGGTCCTCCTCCCGGGCGATGTCCAGCGCGGCCTGGAGGGTGGCCCCGGCCAGGTCGGACAGCTCGGCGGCGGTCCGGCCGAAGCCGTCCTGGCCGCTGCCCGGGACGCCGTGCCCGGGCCGGTCCCCGGTGGCGGTGCCGGTCAGGTCGCGGGCGGCGATCCCCAGCAGGCAGCGGCGGTAGCCGGTGCGCAGGGCGTCCGCGCGGGAGCCGGCCGTGGCCGGGTCCTCCCAGATGTGGGTGTAGAGGGTGCGCAGGAACTCCTCGGGACCGGGGTGCATGTCGCGCAGTTCGAAGGTGACCAGAGTGTGCCAGTCGTGCGGGTGCCGGGCCAGGTGGTCGCCGAGGGCGGCGCTGGCGCCGAGGACGCCGAGCAGCCGGTCCCGCAGCGGCTTGCTGGTGGTCAGGGTGTCGAGCAGGGTCCGGCGGTCGTCCGGCGGGCAGGCCTCGGCCAACCGGGCGAGGCCGAGCAGGGCGAGGTCCGGGTCGGCGGTGGCGGCGAGGGCGTCCAGCAGCACGGTGTCGCCGACGTGCGGGGCGAGCGCGGGCTCCGCCAGCCGGCGGACCGCCGCCTCGGGGTCGGTGAAGCCGCGACGGACCAGGCGCGCGGCGGGATTGCTGCGCCGGGTGCCACTGCTGCGCCTGTCGTCGCCTGTCACGCTGCCGCTCCCTGGCTCCACGCCTGCCTCCGGTGCCGTCCACAGCCGTTCGGGAATCCACTCGACCATCGAACAAGATCCGAGCCTACGTGTCCCTGAGCGGTTCTTCCCCCAGAGGCTGCCGTGACTCCTCCCGGGGCCCGGGTGATCCGGCTGATGCCCCGTCACCCCGATTCCGGCGCCACCCGTCGGCGCCGCCGACCGGGAGCGGAGCGGCCGGAGCCGGGCCTGGCGGCAACCCCGTCCGCTATGCCCCCTGCCGTCGCGGGAGGGGTAGCGCCTAGCCTGTCCTCCGGGCCTTCCGTCGCCCCGCGGGCCCGCCCGCGGCGGAACCGGGCGCGATCTTCCACCGTCCTACACTCGACGTCCGGCAAGGTCCGGCTCCACCCGTACCGTCGCACGCCTTGCCGAGTACCGCGTACCACCGCCGACCACCGCAGCCGGAGAGAGATCCACATGGCCCTGGGAGTTTCGTTCGAGCCGGCACCGGCCGAGCTCAGCACCGACCCGGAACCCGGGACCCGGCTCCGGCGGTCCGCCCCGCTGATACTCGGGCTGGTCTTCTCGCTCCTCTACTCGCTGCTGTCGGCCCTGCGCTACTACCGCTTCGGCGACACCTCCTGGGACCTGGGGATATTCGAGGAGGCGGTACGCCACTACGCGCACTTCCAGGCGCCGATCGTCGACATCAAGGGCCCCGGGTTCAACATCCTCGGCGACCACTTCAGCCCGCTGCTGGCGATCCTCGCCCCGACCTACTGGATCTACCCGAGCGCCGTCTCGCTGCTGGTCGCCCAGGGCTTCCTGCTCGGGATGTCGGTGGTCCCGATCGCCCGGGCCGCCGTCCGGGCGCTCGGCTTCGGCAGCGGGATCGGCATCGGCATCGCCTACGGGCTCGCCTGGGGGCTCCAGCGGGCCGCCGACAACACCTTCCACGAGGTCGCGCTCGCCGTCCCGCTGCTGGCGCTGTGCCTGGAGCGGCTGCTCGACCGGCGCTGGAAGTCCGCCTTCCTCTGGTGCCTGCCGCTGGTCCTGGTCAAGGAGGACCTGGGGCTGACCGTCGCCGCCATCGGCGCCTACCTGATCCTGCAGCGGCAGCAGCGGCTGGGCCTGGCCGCGGTCGCCTTCGGCACCGGCATGTTCGCCCTCACCCTCGAAGTGCTGATCCCGGCGATGAACCCGTCCCACCAGTACGCCTACTGGAACAAGGTCGGCAGCGGCGGCGGGATGCTGTCCTCGGTCTTCAACGGCGCGGACGTCAAGCTGGACACCCTGGTCGTGATCTTCGGTGTCACCGGCCTGCTGGCGCTGCGCTCACCGCTCAGCATCCTGGTCCTGCCGACCCTGGGCTGGCGCTTCGTCTCCACCGACACCGACTACTGGGGCACCGCCTGGCACTACAACGCGGTGCTGATGCCGATCGTCTTCGCCGCGCTGATCGACGCCATCGTCAAGTCCAAGGCCTCGGAGCACCGGCTGCTGCGCGAGTACGCGAGCCACCTGGTCCCGGTCGTCGTCGGCATCGCCGTCACCTTCACCCTGGCGGGCAACCTGCCGCTGAAGGATCTGACCGACTCCTCCTCCTACAGCCGCGGCTCCCGGGGCCCCGCCGAACTGCTGGCTCTCTCCGAGATACCGGACAACGCCAGCGTCGAGACCAACATGACCCTGATCTCGCACCTCTCCGGCCGCTGCGACGTCTACTGGGTCGGCGCCGCCGGCAATGTCGTCCCCGAGTACGTCGTGCTCGACCTCTGGGCCGGCTGGTCCTCCCCGATCAACAACCCGGTCGGCTACGCCGAGTCCCTGCACGCCGGGGTCCAGTACACGATGATCTCCAACGACCAGGGCCTCGCCGTCATGAAGCAGAGCTGACCCACCGGCCGGCGGTTCGCACCGCCGGCCGGTGGGGCGGGGTCAGAGGACCGGGAGGTTCTTCCGGAGCTCGAAGGCGGTGACCTCCTGGCGGTACTCCTCCCACTCCTGGCGCTTGTTGCGCAGGAAGAAGTCGAAGACGTGCTCGCCCAGGGTCTCCTGGACCAGCTCGCTGTGCTGCATCAGGTCGATCGCCTCGCCGAGGTTCTGCGGGAGCGGCTGGATGCCCATCGCGCGGCGCTCCATGCTGCTGAGCGCCCAGACGTCGTCGTCGGCGCCTGGGGGCAGCTCGTAGCCCTCCTGAATGCCCTTCAGGCCGGCTGCGAGGATCACCGAGTAGGCCAGGTAGGGGTTGCAGCCGGTGTCCAGCGAGCGGATCTCGACCCGGGTCGAGCCCTGCTTGCTGGGCTTGTACATCGGGACCCGGACCAGCGCGGAGCGGTTGTTGTGGCCCCAGCAGATGTAGGAGGGGGCCTCGCCGCCGGCGCCGGCCGCGCGCTGGGAGCCGCCCCAGATGCGCTTGTAGGAGTTGACCCACTGGTTGGTGATCGCGGCGGTCTCGGCGGCGTGCTTCAGCAGGCCGGCGATGAAGGAGCGGCCCACCTTGGAGAGCTGGTACTCGGCCCCGGCCTCGTGGAAGGCGTTGCGGTCGCCCTCGAACAGCGAGAGGTGGGTGTGCATGCCCGAGCCCGGGTACTGCGAGAACGGCTTCGGCATGAAGCTGGCGTGGACGCCCTGCTCCAGCGCGACCTCCTTCATGACCGTGCGGAAGGTCATGATGTTGTCGGCGGTGGACAGCGCGTCGGCGTAGCGGAGGTCGATCTCCTGCTGGCCGGGGGCGCCCTCGTGGTGGCTGAACTCCACCGAGATGCCCATCGACTCCAGCATGGTGATGGCCTGTCGGCGGAAGTCGTGGCCGACGCCGCGCGGGGTGTGGTCGAAGTAGCCGGAGTGGTCGGCCGGGGTGGGCACGCTGCCGTCCGCGGGCAGGTCCTTGAGCAGGAAGAACTCGATCTCGGGGTGGGTGTAGAAGGTGAACCCGAGGTTGGAGCACTTCTCCAGGGTGCGCTTCAGGACATAGCGCGGATCGGCGTAGGAGGGCGAGCCGTCCGGCATCAGGATGTCGCAGAACATCCGTGCGGTCCCGGGGGACTCGGACCGCCAGGGCAGTATCTGGAAGGTCGACGGGTCCGGCTGGGCCAGCATGTCCGACTCGTACACCCGGGCGAAGCCCTCGATGGCGGAACCGTCGAAGCCGATCCCCTCCTCGAACGCCTGGTCGAGCTCGGCGGGTGCGACCGCGACGGACTTCAGAAAGCCGAGGACGTCCGTGAACCACAGTCGGACGAACCGGATGTCGCGCTCTTCGAGTGTGCGGAGAACAAACTCCTGCTGCTTGCCCATGGCGACAGTCTCACCTCTGCTCTTTACGTCCGCGTTAACGGGGCGCGGCCTCCTGGGTCGACGCGCCCCGCGCCGTCTTGTCCGCTGGTCGCATCATCGCAGATCCGCGCCTGGCCGTGGCGGGTCACGAGCCCCCCGTCCGGGCGGCCCGACTGCCCATAGCGTCGCTCCGACGATTACGCTGACCGGGTGCCTCACCTTCGCCTTGCGCTCAACCAGATCGACACCACGGTCGGCGACATCGCCGGCAACAGCGACCTCGTCGTGCACTGGACCCGCCACGCCGCCGAACGCGGCGCCCAGCTGGTGGCCTTCCCGGAGATGGCCCTGACCGGCTACCCGGTCGAGGACCTGGCGCTGCGCCCCTCCTTCGTGGACGCCTCGCGCTCCGCGCTGGTCGCGCTCGCCGAGCGGCTGGAGGAGGAGGGCCTGGGCGGCACCGCCGTCGTCGTCGGCTACCTCGGCCGCTCCACCAACGCCTCGGAACGGCTCGGGCTGCCCACCGGTTCGCCGCAGAACTGCGCGGCGCTGCTGCACGGCGGCAAGGTCGTCACCCGGCTGGCCAAGCACCACCTGCCCAACTACGGGGTGTTCGACGAGTACCGCTACTTCGTGCCCGGCGACACCCTGCCGGTGGTCCGGCTCCACGGCGTGGACGTCGCCCTCGCCGTCTGCGAGGACATCTGGCAGGACGGCGGCCGGGTGCAGGCCGCCCGGCAGGCCGAGGCCGGGCTGCTGCTGGTGGTCAACGCCTCCCCCTACGAGGCGGACAAGGACGGCCTCCGGCTCGACCTGGTGCGCCGCCGGGCGGTCGAGGCCGGCTGCACCCTCGCCTACGTGAACCTGGTCGGCGGCCA
The Streptacidiphilus albus JL83 genome window above contains:
- a CDS encoding bifunctional [glutamine synthetase] adenylyltransferase/[glutamine synthetase]-adenylyl-L-tyrosine phosphorylase, translating into MTGDDRRSSGTRRSNPAARLVRRGFTDPEAAVRRLAEPALAPHVGDTVLLDALAATADPDLALLGLARLAEACPPDDRRTLLDTLTTSKPLRDRLLGVLGASAALGDHLARHPHDWHTLVTFELRDMHPGPEEFLRTLYTHIWEDPATAGSRADALRTGYRRCLLGIAARDLTGTATGDRPGHGVPGSGQDGFGRTAAELSDLAGATLQAALDIAREEDPAAAAICRLAVVAMGKCGGHELNYVSDVDVVFVGEARQTPTGEPAADDTTAVQAATRLAARMMRLCSDTTREGVIWPVDANLRPEGKNGPLVRTLASHLAYYQRWAKTWEFQALLKARPVAGDAELGRAYLDAVTPLVWHASERANFVQDVQQMRRRVIDAIPAAEVERELKLGPGGLRDVEFSVQLLQLVHGRADSALHSSTTLTALAALSAGGYVGREDAAALDDAYRFLRSMEHRIQLYQLRRTHLVPTGEDDLRRLGRSLGLRADPVSELNQEWRRHSREVRRLHEKLFYRPLLAAVARLGTEEAELTGGLDVSPEAGLSAEAARTRLAALGYRDPVDAFRHLQALASGVSRRAALQRTLLPVMLGWFADSADPDAGLLSFRKVSDSLGSTPWYLRLLRDEGATAENLARILSSGRLAPDLLLRAPEAVALLGDSDGLAPRTPAALEREVRSAVGRAAGAPAAVVAARSVRRRELFRTAAADVLGRLSGEDARTPNGPGEALQAAADALTTLNTVTLAGALQACAAAVELAAGEPLPTRLAIIGMGRFGGGELGYGSDADVMFVHDPLPGADETKAGNAARHVFEEVRRLLQLPSTEPPLLIDADLRPEGRQGPLVRSLASYAAYYRRWSRTWESQALLRARPVAGDPGLGAAFVELVDPVRYPAEGVGESELREIRRLKARVETERLPRGADPTTHTKLGPGGLADVEWTVQLFQLQHAHRLPGLRTTRTREALAVAVAEGLIDPAAAADLDAAWVQAGRVRNAVMLVRGRPGDSFPGDPRELAGVARYLGYGSGHAGQMVDDYRRCARRARLVVEEVFYG
- a CDS encoding DUF2079 domain-containing protein, whose amino-acid sequence is MALGVSFEPAPAELSTDPEPGTRLRRSAPLILGLVFSLLYSLLSALRYYRFGDTSWDLGIFEEAVRHYAHFQAPIVDIKGPGFNILGDHFSPLLAILAPTYWIYPSAVSLLVAQGFLLGMSVVPIARAAVRALGFGSGIGIGIAYGLAWGLQRAADNTFHEVALAVPLLALCLERLLDRRWKSAFLWCLPLVLVKEDLGLTVAAIGAYLILQRQQRLGLAAVAFGTGMFALTLEVLIPAMNPSHQYAYWNKVGSGGGMLSSVFNGADVKLDTLVVIFGVTGLLALRSPLSILVLPTLGWRFVSTDTDYWGTAWHYNAVLMPIVFAALIDAIVKSKASEHRLLREYASHLVPVVVGIAVTFTLAGNLPLKDLTDSSSYSRGSRGPAELLALSEIPDNASVETNMTLISHLSGRCDVYWVGAAGNVVPEYVVLDLWAGWSSPINNPVGYAESLHAGVQYTMISNDQGLAVMKQS
- a CDS encoding glutamine synthetase family protein; translation: MGKQQEFVLRTLEERDIRFVRLWFTDVLGFLKSVAVAPAELDQAFEEGIGFDGSAIEGFARVYESDMLAQPDPSTFQILPWRSESPGTARMFCDILMPDGSPSYADPRYVLKRTLEKCSNLGFTFYTHPEIEFFLLKDLPADGSVPTPADHSGYFDHTPRGVGHDFRRQAITMLESMGISVEFSHHEGAPGQQEIDLRYADALSTADNIMTFRTVMKEVALEQGVHASFMPKPFSQYPGSGMHTHLSLFEGDRNAFHEAGAEYQLSKVGRSFIAGLLKHAAETAAITNQWVNSYKRIWGGSQRAAGAGGEAPSYICWGHNNRSALVRVPMYKPSKQGSTRVEIRSLDTGCNPYLAYSVILAAGLKGIQEGYELPPGADDDVWALSSMERRAMGIQPLPQNLGEAIDLMQHSELVQETLGEHVFDFFLRNKRQEWEEYRQEVTAFELRKNLPVL